A genome region from Melospiza melodia melodia isolate bMelMel2 chromosome 28, bMelMel2.pri, whole genome shotgun sequence includes the following:
- the PPP1R15B gene encoding protein phosphatase 1 regulatory subunit 15B: MEHSGRERAGPGLGWARLGLAGAWPKLAAPSAAPAGGSSQASPPFSWLRVVSQLLSPLPALLQRLLPGAALSSALCPAKAPPPLVLLPRADTSLDWTEEKLPEKRPEPPAGLWGAGLVRNSLGALPVDWYVLGLEQGKSHLPQPLRAEGLPEVEFLRSKRLAFLQRWHLPVPDPDHGYHSLEEEQQQQNRGVCLEIGEQRGNNGDLEQAEDAGIQPGGVPEEQEGIRGAAEDGEALAGEEREDSETEQDFPISTRPVCANKLIDYIIGGVSSGEESEGEEDWDDGDDDEDDDDGFDSEELPSDSDAGSQDGERLHLWNSFYSLDPYNPQNFTATIQTSSSEPGKGMSDMEEEEEEEDSWAESSEGSPSSDEDEWDCESVDEAESLKLWNSFCSSDDPYNPLNFTAAFQPAEKKGTPGLQGAERASSAPSEHFSVCRVQLEKHNCGSAELGQSSEKTASSKRKKVTFHEEVTEYYISSEEDRRGPWEELARDGCRFQKRIQETEEAIGFCLSPEHRLRVFQRLHKPQSHRTDPF; encoded by the exons ATGGAGCACAGCGGACGCGAACGCGCCGGCCCCGGCTTGGGATGGGCCCGACtgggcctggccggggcctggccGAAGCTGGCGGCGCCCAGCGCGGCGCCCGCCGGCGGCTCGTCCCAGGCGAGCCCGCCCTTCTCGTGGCTGCGCGTGGTGTCGCAGCTGCTGTCGCCGCTACCCGCCCTCCTGCAGCGGCTGCTGCCCGGCGCCGCGCTCAGCTCCGCGCTGTGCCCCGCCAAGGCACCGCCGccgctggtgctgctgcccagggcggACACTTCGCTGGACTGGACCGAGGAGAAACTCCCGGAGAAGCGGCCGGAGCCGCCGGcggggctgtggggagcagggctggtgagGAACAGCCTGGGAGCCCTTCCCGTGGATTGGTACGTGCTGGGCTTGGAGCAGGGCAAGAGCCACCTGCCGCAGCCCCTGCGAGCCGAGGGCTTGCCGGAGGTTGAATTCCTGCGCAGCAAGCGCCTGGCGTTCCTCCAGCGCTGGCATCTGCCCGTGCCCGACCCCGACCACGGCTACCAcagcctggaggaggagcagcagcagcagaacaggggTGTGTGCCTGGAAATTGGGGAGCAGCGCGGTAATAACGGGGATTTAGAGCAGGCCGAAGATGCGGGGATTCAGCCCGGAGGTGTCCCCGAGGAGCAGGAGGGGATCCGGGGTGCGGCTGAGGATGGGGAAGCCTTGGCTGGAGAGGAACGTGAGGACTCGGAAACGGAGCAAGACTTCCCGATTTCCACCAGACCTGTCTGTGCGAATAAATTAATTGATTATATCATCGGGGGAGTATCCAGCGGCGAGGAGAGTGAGGGTGAGGAAGACtgggatgatggtgatgatgatgaagatgatgatgacgGGTTTGACAGCGAAGAGCTGCCCTCCGACTCAGACGCCGGCAGCCAGGACGGGGAGAGGCTTCATCTGTGGAATTCCTTCTACAGCTTGGATCCCTACAACCCTCAGAACTTCACGGCCACCATCCAGACCTCTTCCAGCGAGCCGGGAAAGGGAATGTCggacatggaggaggaggaggaggaggaagactcATGGGCAGAGTCCTCTGAGGGCTCGCCTAGTTCCGATGAGGACGAGTGGGACTGTGAGAGCGTGGATGAGGCGGAGAGCTTGAAACTTTGGAACTCGTTCTGTAGCTCGGACGATCCCTATAACCCTTTGAACTTCACGGCGGCTTTTCAGCCAGCGGAGAAAAAAGGGACGCCGGGTTTGCAAGGGGCAGAGAGGGCGAGTTCTGCCCCCTCGGAGCATTTCAGCGTGTGCAGGGTCCAGCTGGAAAAACACAACTGCGGCAGCGCCGAGCTGGGGCAGAGCAGCGAGAAAACTGCGAGCTCCAAGCGGAAGAAG GTGACATTCCACGAGGAGGTGACCGAGTACTACATCAGCAGCGAGGAGGATCGCAGGGGGCCCTGGGAGGAGCTGGCTCGCGACGGCTGCCGCTTCCAGAAGCGCATCCAGGAGACTGAGGAGGCCATCGGCTTCTGCCTGAGCCCTGAGCACAGGCTGAGGGTGTTCCAGAGGCTCCACaaaccccaatcccacaggacTGACCCCTTCTAG